A genome region from Chiroxiphia lanceolata isolate bChiLan1 chromosome 5, bChiLan1.pri, whole genome shotgun sequence includes the following:
- the CCDC59 gene encoding thyroid transcription factor 1-associated protein 26 has product MAAARRGGPGAAAATAGAGAPAPGRKRRWRPVLLRSFVGSVQEGRGFAFRRKQKIERQYRRLLRKGRKVHSQQDDQFTDTYPEHLKHLYLAEEEMLKKRRHRTPEDSVLSEQKLNKAEESVVTEGKFKKKTSNQKAKEEYEKIKAERARKKEEAEKRKQQREEAQRLYKQKKMEAYKILSKKTKKGQPNLNLQVEFLLQKIQQNT; this is encoded by the exons ATGGCggcggcccggcggggcgggcccggagcggcggcggccACGGCGGGCGCGGGTGCCCCAGCACCCGGCCGAAAGCGGCGGTGGAGGCCCGTCCTGTTGCGCAGCTTCGTGGGCAGCGTCCAGGAGG GACGAGGATTTGCGTTTCGGAGGAAACAAAAGATCGAAAGACAGTACAGGAGATTattgagaaagggaagaaaggtcCACTCCCAACAGGATGATCAGTTTACTGATACCTATCCAGAACACTTGAAACATCTTTACcttgcagaggaagaaatgcttAAGAAGCGGAGGCACAGGACACCAGAGGATTCAGTGTTATCAGAACAAAAGCTTAATAAAGCAGAAGa GTCAGTTGTGACTGAAGGGAAGTTTAAGAAGAAAACGTCCAATCAGAAGGCAAAAGAAGAGTACGAGAAAATAAAGGCTGAGCGTGCTAGGAAGAAAGAG gaagcagaaaaaagaaaacaacaaagagaAGAAGCTCAACGGTTgtacaagcaaaagaaaatggaagctTATAAAATATTGAGTAAGAAGACTAAAAAAGGGCAACCAAATC